A genomic region of Nostoc sp. UHCC 0702 contains the following coding sequences:
- a CDS encoding TROVE domain-containing protein, whose amino-acid sequence MNYNFLSTTRSANTKKKTTTPQSQPIPGREAQMIQGRSGGWMFDAGIWKMLRRCLLVGTAKSTYYAGKQELTEDFVTVVRQAVAENPSLVAEEILYASDGRAINNSATILALVLLSMGEAPQAKQAFGEIFGQVVRTGSHFYEWLNYTKSLRGFGKVVREAGKTWLSREDVKGLAYQLLKYQQRQGFSHRDALRLFHVKPPTENHRQLFEWVVKGWEDLPAEIPSEALAQIWWYEWLKRNPSETHEAILQGRLTHEMAAPVGKMDKQAWQLLFAEMPIGAMLRNLGSLTELGVLRTDESANLSRLEAVLNNKEHLRKGRIHPIDVLKALKTYESGGRLGRSQKTWKPVSRIVDILEKAVELSFDVVQPTGKVFMHAVDVSGSMGSLVADMGLSCCEIATTMALVTAKAEKNYMIRGFANEFRELGITAKDSFSSAVGKARNQNFGGTDASVAYDWMIKNQFKADVVCFWTDSESWAGYQHPSQALAKYRKKVNPNVKAVYVTLTPYRITLVDPQDSLSWDLAGFDPGTPRIIQMLATGDL is encoded by the coding sequence ATGAATTACAATTTCTTGTCTACGACACGCTCCGCGAACACTAAAAAGAAGACAACCACACCACAATCACAGCCTATCCCCGGACGAGAAGCCCAGATGATTCAAGGACGTTCCGGTGGTTGGATGTTTGATGCTGGCATTTGGAAGATGCTGCGCCGTTGTCTTTTAGTTGGTACAGCAAAAAGCACTTACTATGCAGGTAAGCAAGAACTAACAGAAGATTTTGTAACGGTTGTCAGACAAGCTGTTGCTGAAAATCCCAGCCTTGTAGCCGAAGAAATTCTCTATGCTAGCGACGGACGCGCCATCAATAACAGTGCTACTATTCTGGCATTGGTACTACTATCTATGGGTGAAGCACCACAAGCAAAACAGGCTTTTGGTGAAATCTTTGGGCAAGTTGTTCGCACTGGTAGCCACTTCTATGAATGGTTGAATTACACCAAATCTTTGCGAGGATTTGGTAAGGTGGTGCGCGAAGCTGGTAAAACTTGGCTTTCACGAGAAGATGTGAAAGGCTTAGCTTATCAGTTGTTGAAATATCAACAGCGTCAAGGTTTCTCTCATCGAGATGCATTACGGTTATTCCATGTCAAACCACCTACAGAAAATCATCGTCAACTATTTGAGTGGGTAGTTAAAGGCTGGGAAGATTTGCCAGCAGAAATCCCCTCAGAAGCATTGGCGCAGATTTGGTGGTATGAGTGGCTGAAGCGAAATCCTTCCGAAACCCATGAAGCTATTTTGCAAGGACGCTTAACCCACGAAATGGCTGCACCCGTAGGCAAAATGGATAAGCAAGCTTGGCAGTTGCTATTTGCAGAAATGCCAATCGGTGCAATGCTGCGGAATCTAGGTTCGCTAACAGAACTGGGTGTGTTACGAACTGATGAAAGCGCTAATTTATCGCGTTTGGAAGCAGTTCTCAACAACAAGGAACATCTGCGTAAAGGTCGTATCCATCCGATTGATGTTTTGAAAGCACTCAAAACTTATGAATCTGGAGGAAGATTAGGACGTAGCCAAAAGACTTGGAAACCTGTTTCTCGCATTGTGGACATTTTAGAGAAAGCTGTGGAATTGTCTTTTGATGTTGTGCAACCCACTGGCAAAGTGTTTATGCACGCCGTAGACGTTTCCGGTTCAATGGGTAGCTTAGTTGCAGACATGGGACTAAGTTGCTGTGAAATTGCCACCACAATGGCACTGGTGACAGCAAAGGCAGAGAAAAACTATATGATTCGCGGCTTTGCTAATGAATTCCGGGAATTAGGCATCACCGCTAAAGATAGTTTTAGTTCTGCTGTTGGCAAAGCTAGAAATCAAAACTTTGGGGGAACTGATGCGTCTGTAGCTTACGACTGGATGATTAAGAATCAGTTCAAAGCAGATGTAGTCTGCTTCTGGACTGACAGTGAGTCATGGGCTGGATATCAACATCCTAGTCAAGCGTTGGCTAAGTATCGTAAAAAGGTGAATCCCAACGTCAAGGCTGTGTATGTCACTCTCACACCTTACCGCATTACTTTGGTAGATCCTCAAGATTCATTGTCTTGGGATTTGGCGGGGTTCGATCCTGGAACACCACGTATTATTCAGATGCTAGCTACGGGTGATTTGTAA
- a CDS encoding VOC family protein, with product MTLKAVHHVQVTYPTEVESAMLFFYSQVLGLTEIPRPEVVKNNSGAWYKLGDIELHVSRENNANNQASRRHIGFAVDNLKAFEQHLKAHEVEIIPDQVPLPGCDRFFLRDPGGNRIEIAQFIKDSPVKLTTDELSFDRPSAVMR from the coding sequence ATGACGCTTAAGGCAGTTCATCATGTACAGGTGACATACCCTACAGAAGTGGAGTCAGCAATGCTGTTTTTCTACAGCCAAGTTTTGGGACTGACTGAAATACCCAGACCAGAGGTGGTCAAAAATAATTCTGGGGCATGGTATAAGTTGGGAGACATCGAGCTACATGTCAGTAGAGAAAATAATGCCAATAACCAAGCATCTAGAAGACATATAGGTTTTGCAGTTGACAACTTGAAAGCTTTTGAACAACACCTCAAGGCGCATGAAGTAGAAATTATACCCGACCAAGTACCGCTTCCAGGATGCGATCGCTTTTTCCTGCGCGATCCTGGTGGTAATCGTATAGAGATAGCACAGTTCATCAAGGATTCACCTGTCAAGCTGACAACAGATGAGTTGTCATTTGATAGACCTTCAGCAGTGATGCGTTAA
- a CDS encoding dienelactone hydrolase family protein, which produces MTNTEIRTSQVKVPNGDLQIDAYLAEPAKVGTFPAVIVIQEIFGVNIHIREVAEKFALEGYIAIAPTLFQRTAPGFEAGYNPEDIQKGRQYKEQTKAEEILSDIKAAIAYLRTLPNVQKDAIGSIGFCFGGHVVYLAATLPDIKVTASFYGGGITNSTPGGGEPTITRTPDIKGPIYAFFGLEDQGIPLEHTEQIEAELKKYQIPHAIFRYPGAGHGFFCNHRASYNAEAAADAWKHVKELFQKNLQLQTV; this is translated from the coding sequence ATGACAAACACAGAAATTCGCACCTCTCAAGTTAAAGTCCCTAACGGTGATTTGCAAATTGATGCTTATCTGGCTGAACCTGCAAAAGTAGGGACTTTCCCGGCTGTAATCGTGATTCAAGAGATTTTTGGGGTAAATATTCATATTCGGGAAGTAGCTGAAAAATTTGCACTAGAAGGGTATATTGCGATCGCGCCTACTCTTTTTCAACGCACTGCACCGGGTTTTGAGGCTGGATACAACCCTGAAGATATCCAGAAAGGAAGGCAGTATAAGGAACAGACCAAAGCAGAGGAAATATTAAGTGATATTAAAGCTGCGATCGCTTATTTGAGAACTTTACCAAACGTACAAAAAGATGCGATCGGTTCCATTGGTTTCTGCTTTGGCGGTCATGTCGTATACTTAGCCGCCACACTACCAGATATTAAAGTTACAGCTTCCTTCTACGGTGGCGGCATTACCAACTCAACCCCTGGTGGTGGAGAACCAACTATTACCCGCACTCCAGACATTAAAGGCCCCATTTACGCCTTCTTTGGTCTGGAAGATCAAGGAATTCCTTTAGAACATACAGAACAAATTGAAGCTGAATTGAAGAAATATCAAATTCCTCATGCTATCTTCCGCTATCCGGGCGCAGGACATGGCTTTTTCTGCAACCATCGCGCTAGCTACAATGCCGAAGCTGCTGCTGACGCTTGGAAACACGTTAAAGAACTGTTCCAAAAGAATCTGCAACTTCAGACAGTCTAA
- the ssuD gene encoding FMNH2-dependent alkanesulfonate monooxygenase yields MEVFWYLPTQGDERYLGTTIGRRPATYPYMQQIAQAVDKLGYGGMLIGTGQKQDTWIVATSLIAVTQRLRFLVAFRPAIMSPSLAVRMAATFDQISNGRIILNVVTGGDTKELAKDGVFLDHDQRYELTDEFLTIWRSLMQGEEVTFSGRHLKVAGAKLQFPPVQKPYPTLYFGGSSDAALQVAAKHIDVYLTWGEPPEQVAEKIAKVRRLAAEQGRTVRFGIRMHVIVRETTQKAWDAANELIQYVDDETIAAAYRRFAESESQGQRRMAKLHKGDRNNLEISPNLWAGVGLVRGGAGTALVGDADTVAARMLEYADLGIDTFVFSGYPHLEEAYRVAELVFPRLPLQTPTVAIPDQVATPFNEFLTKTDLLKPQPV; encoded by the coding sequence ATGGAAGTTTTTTGGTATTTACCAACACAGGGAGACGAACGTTATTTAGGCACAACAATTGGCAGGCGACCAGCCACTTATCCTTATATGCAGCAAATTGCTCAAGCCGTTGATAAGTTGGGCTACGGTGGCATGTTGATTGGTACTGGACAAAAACAGGATACTTGGATTGTTGCAACCTCTTTAATAGCAGTTACGCAACGCTTGCGGTTTCTTGTAGCTTTTCGTCCGGCAATTATGTCGCCTTCTTTAGCAGTGAGGATGGCTGCTACATTTGACCAAATTTCTAACGGTCGAATTATTTTAAATGTGGTGACAGGTGGCGATACAAAAGAACTGGCTAAAGATGGCGTTTTTTTAGACCATGACCAGCGTTATGAACTGACAGATGAGTTTTTAACAATTTGGCGATCGCTCATGCAAGGTGAAGAAGTTACCTTTAGCGGTCGTCACTTGAAAGTTGCAGGTGCAAAGCTGCAATTTCCGCCAGTACAAAAGCCTTATCCTACCTTATATTTTGGTGGTTCTTCCGATGCTGCGCTTCAGGTTGCAGCCAAACACATTGATGTCTATTTAACCTGGGGTGAACCACCAGAACAAGTTGCCGAAAAGATTGCTAAAGTACGGCGATTAGCAGCAGAACAAGGGAGAACAGTACGCTTTGGGATTCGGATGCACGTCATAGTGCGCGAAACCACACAAAAAGCTTGGGATGCAGCTAATGAACTCATTCAGTATGTGGATGATGAAACTATAGCTGCTGCTTATCGGCGGTTTGCTGAATCTGAATCACAAGGACAGCGCCGCATGGCAAAGCTGCATAAAGGCGATCGCAACAACTTAGAAATTAGTCCCAATTTATGGGCTGGTGTTGGTTTAGTGCGTGGAGGTGCTGGTACTGCCTTAGTAGGAGATGCAGATACAGTTGCAGCGCGAATGCTAGAATATGCCGACCTGGGAATCGATACTTTTGTATTTTCAGGTTATCCTCATCTCGAAGAAGCTTATCGAGTCGCTGAATTAGTCTTTCCCCGCTTACCACTACAAACTCCCACAGTTGCCATACCAGATCAAGTTGCAACTCCATTTAATGAATTTCTCACCAAAACAGATTTACTTAAACCACAGCCTGTGTAG
- a CDS encoding class I SAM-dependent methyltransferase: protein MTDERSQLRTTFNQVALLYDQVRPGYPEALFDDVVSLSAIPPGGKILEIGCGTGQATVPFARRGYRILGIELGENLAKVAQKNLAAYPQVEVRIGAFESYLVQKSTFDLVVSATAFHWLDPTIAYQKTAEALSSGGAIALFWNEHVHSHASNGFFELVQELYRQLVPELVKDEKPLPGESEIRDKSGEIEQTGLFGEVIYRSYRWDATYDTATYLSLLNTYSGHRNLDNTKRVRFFHAIAELIDTKFNGQITKGYLSTLYLAHLQT from the coding sequence ATGACCGACGAGAGAAGTCAGTTAAGGACTACTTTTAATCAAGTGGCGCTGCTTTACGACCAGGTACGACCAGGATATCCAGAGGCGCTATTTGATGATGTGGTGTCTCTGTCGGCAATACCTCCAGGAGGAAAGATACTAGAGATTGGTTGTGGTACTGGTCAAGCAACCGTGCCTTTTGCCCGTCGAGGTTATCGCATTCTTGGCATTGAGTTGGGTGAGAACCTTGCTAAGGTTGCTCAAAAAAACCTAGCTGCTTATCCCCAGGTAGAAGTCCGTATTGGTGCATTTGAGAGCTATCTGGTACAAAAAAGTACCTTTGATTTAGTCGTTTCTGCGACTGCCTTCCATTGGCTCGACCCAACAATTGCCTACCAAAAAACTGCTGAAGCACTCAGTTCTGGGGGAGCGATCGCACTATTTTGGAATGAACACGTACACAGTCATGCTAGTAATGGCTTCTTTGAGCTAGTGCAAGAGCTATATCGGCAATTAGTTCCTGAGTTAGTTAAAGACGAGAAGCCTCTTCCTGGTGAAAGTGAGATACGCGATAAATCAGGCGAGATTGAGCAAACTGGTCTGTTTGGTGAAGTGATATATCGCTCTTATCGATGGGATGCAACATATGATACTGCAACCTATCTCAGCCTCTTAAATACCTACTCTGGTCATAGAAATTTGGATAACACTAAGAGAGTGCGCTTTTTTCATGCCATTGCTGAGTTAATTGATACTAAATTCAATGGTCAAATTACTAAAGGTTATTTAAGTACCTTATATTTAGCTCATTTGCAGACATGA
- a CDS encoding N-acetyltransferase has product MQMLAIYAPIVEETAISFEIEPPSEREFQQRIKSYQQSLPWLVCEINSEVLGYAYASPYRTRAAYQWSVESSLYVSGAHRRKGVGKALYTSLFQLLQLQGFYNVFAAIALPNTASVAVHEAVGFTPVGVFSRVGYKFGVWHDVGWWQLSLQQQRYLSSVDCTSIQSVSPPLPWLEVQKSALCNEALNSGLLLLRV; this is encoded by the coding sequence ATGCAAATGCTGGCAATTTATGCGCCAATTGTTGAAGAAACTGCCATTTCCTTTGAGATAGAACCTCCCAGCGAAAGAGAATTTCAACAGCGTATCAAAAGCTATCAACAAAGTCTGCCTTGGCTAGTGTGCGAAATCAATAGTGAAGTGTTGGGATATGCTTATGCTAGCCCCTACCGTACCCGCGCTGCTTATCAATGGTCTGTAGAATCATCACTTTATGTCAGTGGTGCCCATCGGCGAAAAGGAGTAGGTAAAGCTTTATACACTTCTCTTTTTCAACTGCTGCAACTCCAAGGATTTTATAACGTTTTTGCAGCGATCGCTTTACCTAATACGGCAAGTGTGGCAGTACATGAAGCTGTTGGTTTTACACCTGTGGGTGTCTTTTCCAGAGTTGGTTATAAATTTGGTGTATGGCATGATGTCGGGTGGTGGCAACTATCTTTGCAGCAACAACGATATCTGTCGTCTGTTGACTGTACGTCTATTCAATCTGTCAGTCCACCTCTTCCTTGGTTAGAAGTGCAAAAATCTGCTCTTTGCAATGAAGCGTTAAATAGTGGACTGTTACTACTACGAGTTTAA
- a CDS encoding VOC family protein — protein MQILKVLTRVYLSPADLDDAIAFYENLFTEQCWLWFEYSETGLELAGVGSILLIAGSAEALSPFKSTQTTFVVDSLNDFQEVLALQGAVILAEPNKVPTGANMRAMHPDGTIVEYVEFG, from the coding sequence ATGCAAATTCTTAAAGTACTAACCAGAGTTTATCTCAGTCCAGCAGACTTAGATGATGCGATCGCTTTTTATGAAAACCTGTTTACAGAACAATGCTGGTTATGGTTTGAATATTCCGAAACTGGCTTAGAACTCGCTGGTGTAGGTTCTATTCTTCTAATTGCTGGTTCTGCTGAAGCACTTTCTCCATTTAAGAGTACACAAACAACATTTGTCGTTGATTCACTCAATGATTTTCAGGAAGTACTGGCTTTGCAGGGTGCTGTGATTCTGGCGGAACCAAACAAAGTTCCAACTGGGGCTAATATGCGAGCGATGCATCCTGATGGAACAATTGTGGAATACGTTGAATTTGGGTAA
- a CDS encoding IS1 family transposase (programmed frameshift), with amino-acid sequence MQCPYCESTEIRKNGKRRGKQNHICTNCDRQFIDVYDPPKGYSEELKQECLKMYLNGMGFRGIERVKGVHHTTIIYWVKQIGKKLPDVPKEDIVPEVGELDELETFIGSKKTKFWLWTAVNHFTQGILAWVLGDHSAETFEPLWEIVKQWESYFYVTDGWKVYPSFIPDGDQIVSKTYMTRVENENTRLRHYLARLHRKTLCYSKSEQMLRHSIKLLLHYLKYQIVPT; translated from the exons GTGCAATGTCCATACTGTGAGTCTACGGAAATTAGAAAGAATGGAAAACGCAGAGGTAAACAAAATCACATCTGTACTAACTGCGATCGCCAATTTATTGATGTGTACGATCCGCCAAAAGGATACTCAGAGGAACTCAAACAAGAATGTTTAAAAATGTATCTTAATGGTATGGGTTTTCGTGGTATTGAACGGGTTAAAGGTGTACATCATACTACTATAATTTATTGGGTAAAACAAATAGGAAAAAAGCTGCCAGACGTACCAAAAGAAGATATTGTACCAGAAGTTGGAGAACTGGATGAATTAGAGACATTCATAGGTTCAAAAAAAACAAAAT TCTGGCTGTGGACAGCAGTAAATCACTTTACTCAAGGTATTTTAGCCTGGGTCTTAGGAGACCATAGTGCGGAAACATTTGAGCCATTATGGGAAATTGTGAAACAGTGGGAAAGCTATTTTTATGTGACCGATGGCTGGAAAGTTTACCCCAGTTTTATACCCGATGGAGACCAAATTGTGAGTAAAACATATATGACGCGAGTAGAAAATGAAAATACTCGATTGCGTCATTATCTTGCACGCCTTCACAGAAAAACTTTATGCTATTCCAAATCAGAACAAATGCTGAGACACTCAATTAAATTGTTACTTCATTATTTAAAGTATCAAATTGTACCTACATAA
- a CDS encoding phytochelatin synthase family protein produces the protein MKAILLKISKASFKALMIGVCITSGTVLSQTLPLSSNLIGFNEPEGKKLLLDSKSKEDFFPLSMQFVTQNNQAYCGVASIIMVLNSLGITAPEAPQYKPYRVFTQDNFFSNEKTKKVLTPEVVSRQGMTLEELGNLIASYDVKVNVYHATDTSLEQFRRQAAENLKQPQNFVLVNYLRKEIGQEKGGHISPLAAYNEQADRFLILDVSRYKYPPIWVKTKDLWKAMLTIDPASNKSRGFVFVSKDL, from the coding sequence ATGAAGGCTATCTTACTAAAAATTAGCAAAGCATCTTTCAAAGCTTTAATGATTGGGGTATGTATCACTAGTGGAACTGTTCTCTCACAAACATTACCTCTTTCGTCTAATTTAATCGGCTTTAATGAGCCTGAAGGTAAAAAATTATTACTGGACAGTAAATCAAAAGAAGACTTCTTCCCACTAAGTATGCAGTTTGTTACCCAGAATAATCAAGCTTATTGTGGTGTTGCCAGTATTATTATGGTGCTTAATAGTCTGGGGATTACTGCACCAGAAGCACCGCAATATAAGCCATATCGAGTATTCACTCAAGACAACTTTTTTAGTAATGAAAAGACAAAAAAAGTCCTAACTCCTGAGGTTGTCTCTCGCCAAGGTATGACTTTGGAAGAGTTGGGAAATTTAATAGCCAGCTATGATGTTAAAGTTAATGTTTACCATGCTACCGACACAAGTTTAGAGCAGTTTCGCAGACAAGCAGCAGAAAATTTAAAACAACCACAAAATTTTGTTTTAGTCAACTATTTACGTAAAGAAATTGGTCAAGAAAAAGGTGGTCATATTTCACCTTTGGCAGCATATAACGAGCAAGCAGATAGATTTTTAATTCTTGATGTTTCTCGTTACAAATATCCACCAATTTGGGTAAAAACAAAAGATTTGTGGAAGGCTATGCTAACAATTGATCCTGCATCAAATAAAAGTCGTGGCTTTGTATTTGTAAGCAAAGACCTTTAA